One Argentina anserina chromosome 6, drPotAnse1.1, whole genome shotgun sequence genomic window, ATAAAGGAGCTTTATTGATTACATATTTCATGGAGGAGGGTCAGTCCTCTGTAGTGTGGAGGTTATCAGTAGCTTGGCTAGGAACGGTTCACATCCTTTTAGCTGATGTTAAACCCTATATACATTGCTTCATGCTCTCTTGCATGCTTGTCATGGAGCTTACACTCATAATGCAcataattttgttttagtcTCTACCATACATGACATGCTTTATGATCGATCCATTGAACGATATCGACCATATTATTTATGTACGCATACATGCAGTTTTTCAGAAGCCTACTACGTACTCTCGGTCTCTGGCTTCGATCACTTACGTACCGCCTCCTCACCAACCACCGCCTCCCCATCCGCCTCCTCGTCCTCCCCATCCGCCACCTCTTCCTCCCCAGccacctcctcttcctccccagcCGCCTCCCCAGCCATATCCATCAGGATTGACTACTTCAGCCTCATCACTGCCTCCTCCCCATCCACCACCGCCTCTTCCACCTCCCCAGCCACCTCCGCCTCGTCCACCTCCCCATCCACCTCCGCCTCGTCCACCTCCCCGGCCACCACCTCGTCCTCCCCAGCCGCCTCC contains:
- the LOC126797038 gene encoding uncharacterized protein LOC126797038 — protein: MKNFKAFSVLGLLFALVLISSVVTADEKSKEDNTAVVDGATKDTNPVTGDAEEQRSTANVNPDRYGWGGGWGGRGGGRGGGRGGGGWGGGRGGGGWGGGRGGGGWGGGSDEAEVVNPDGYGWGGGWGGRGGGWGGRGGGWGGRGGGWGGGGW